The sequence below is a genomic window from Phoenix dactylifera cultivar Barhee BC4 chromosome 8, palm_55x_up_171113_PBpolish2nd_filt_p, whole genome shotgun sequence.
CTTTATTTGAGATATAttacttcttgatgctattataataaaatatgctATGTTTTCAGCTTGCAGTACGGGAAACGACTTATTTGGGGTGAATCCCTATCTTGATTGATAGGTCAGGCAGTCAAGAAGCAAAATAGTTTCCTAGTTTTATtagaaaagttttttttaaataatcgtTCATTCGAATTTTCTTGTTCATCCTCAGATGGCTTTTCTTCTATGTGTCAGATATGATGAGAAAAGATCATGGTCTGGTCATTTCTTGATCTAAATTTTCTGTTCGTCATCCGTGAATGCTCTAAGTTTCAATGGACATAATTAGTTAACGTTTTGCGTATTGGGTAACTTCCGCCATGTTGAGTGATGCTATTTTGATATATGTACCACTTCATTCTGTATTGTTCTTTTGAGTCCGTCTAGCATTTCCATCAAAATACTATTTCTTTTCCAGATACATGGTGCTGTATTATCTTGGAATCTGATTTTATGCCTTATGCAATGCACATCTACCGGTCAACATGGCATGAAGACGTGAATCTAATTACCTTGTTtctcaaaaaaaacaaaaaaattgaagTGACTCAATTATATCTTAATTAGCATATGCAGCTAATCATTTATCCATGTAGAACTTTTTTGGTTGGTCACTGTAACTCCTtatgttttttcttctttgcccTTACTTTCCCATATTTCATTGCTATCCCAcatgcttttatttttttttcttgaattgaAAAATAATTTGCGTTGTTCATGTGCTTTGATCTGTTGTATGCATATGTTTATTTAGGTTTCAATTAGGAAACTAATATGAGGAATTTGGACATAGAGAGTTCATTGTATTACATCATAACAAAAACTATTGCATTGCGAAGTACTGGGTTTCTGTAATTCAAATTACTATGTAGGTCTTCATTTAGCAAGGTACTTTAGGGTTATAGCTTACAATTTGTATACCAACAAGCTTGCAAGCTATGTAATAATGCCATTGACCCTCTCCTTTTCCCTGAATGCATTATTTAAGCTCTTGAAATAAATGGGGCTTTCTCATGTTGTATCATGCTTACTCTCTTGCAATCGGTTGTTCCTGCATTTTTTAGTagtctactctctctctctcgtctctctctctctctgtctataGAAATATGTTTTCTAGCAATAAACAGTGATTGCCTTATTTATTCATCAAATATATGTTACTCATTGTCTTCAAGAAGAATAGATGGAAATTCATGTGATATAAAAACAGCCTTAATAGAAACTTTGTTTGTTCAAGAAAGACCTCTGCTTCTTTATTAGTTTGTGAAATGTCAATATATATATCCGCATTTCCTCATGCTTATCATACCCTACTCATGCGTGTCACGTGTTTTGCTTTGCTAGATGTTTTAAAATTTGGGTTCCCCAAGTACGGGTGGCTTATATCTTGCATAGTTACTTAATTTTTGGCTTATTAATTGTTGTGACATACGGAGTTGAGTATTCCTTCTTTTGTGATTCTTGAGATGTAACATCCATATTTTCTGATTGTTTTTCTTGCTGTCAGTTCTTTAAAAGGCAGAAAGCAAATATGTTGTTCATGGCACTGTAGCTATAATTTGTAAATCCGGATAGCAGTTTTTCCTATGAAAATTGATCATGTGCCAGAAATAGGCCAAGTGGCAATCCAAGCTGTACGTGATCCTTCCATTGCACACCCTGATTGGCTGCAAAGGATGAAAGTCGCCTGTTGTAGGTTATGATACATGCAGTTTTATATTTATTCCATCCGGCTGAATTACAGAGTCTGCTTGTTCTTCACGAGCGTCATTTCTAGCTTCCGACCAGAGACTTATTAGTATTTGATTGCCTGTTAGGTTATGAGTTTGCATTTGGTGCAGTATATAGTCTCTGTATGGCTGGTGGGATTCTGGTTCAGATGAAGCTATATGAGATAATCATTGTGGCTGTACGGACTGTGAGTTCTAGTGCTTATATTGGTTGGTGAAGGCCAACTCTTCTTCCTGCAGTTGGACCGATTTCTGAGGTGAAGACAGTTATCTCGGAACTAGTAGCTATTGGAACTGCTGGTCTTGTCCATAGAAGTAGTTAGTCAAGGAAACAGATGCTAGTTTCAATTATTTGTGCTTTTTTGGAGTGCTCCTTTTAGATATAGTGATTTCCAGTAAGAGTCATTTCTAGCTACTTAAATTTATTGCCTGTGAAAATGTGAAATTATGTCTGGGGATCAAAGTTTTGCTACAGTTCCATGAATAAGTTAAGGGCTCATAGTCTGCTAGATATCGGGTATGCTACTACTAGTAGGAAATCACAGGGATTGACCAGTCAAAAGGTCGTCCTTCTTTCTATCAATCTTTTATTCTGTTGCGTTGCCATCAATTTTACACCGCTTAATATTAGATGCATCTGTTTTTATTATCTTTCCAGTGTCTAGAGATAGTGTATCTTGCTGTATTAAGCTACCCTTTGTTATACATGCCCATATTGCATGTATTGAATTTATTTCTAGTTTCATACCATATTTTGCTTTATTGGAAGATTTATGTTTTTCCTGTCTTTATTAGTCCTTTATGGGAAATTGTCTTACTCTTTGATTGCTATTTTCTGAATAATAGTTCTTCTGTCTTTGTACTTGCTTGAAAATCCAGTTTCTATTATCGTTCATCAAAATAAAAGGACAAACACAAAAATGTTGATGAAACTGCTACCAGTCCTTTTTCCTTTATGGAAACTTACACCTAGCTGTATAGTTCTTTAACCATGTATATCAGTTCATTTTGATGCACCAAGCGcttgccttttcttttcttcttgtgtCAATTGCTTTATGCCCTTTGAAAGGGAAAAAATGGAAAACTTGGATTTTGATAGTTTTCTTCTTGGTTTGTTTAATACTTTAATTTTGCATTTATATCAGAGGAGGCGATTTATGATGGTCTGTATATTGCAGGAGATATCTTCTACTATCGCTACCATAAGCATTCACATTTCTTTTGGCTAGTTATTGTCAACATCAACTTTACCTAAATGGGGGATGCAGAAAGtgcccttccttcatccaagaaGAGAGTAGCTGGTAGACAAGCTCTCTAAGGATGATCCTGATCCAGATGATGATGCTCCTGAGCCAGAGATGGGGACTTTTCAAAGAGCCACCGAGGAGTGATGGCAACCAGAAAAATTGTCAAGGTCCGGCGCCATCAACCTGCATCATCTGCTGGTTCCAATCCTTTGCTGTTATTCGCTTGGTTCCTCCAACCAGTTCTGGTGCACAAACAACTAGCCCTGCCGATCAGCCTCAAATGGGTGCTGATTACAACAGTCTCAGAAGATCAAAAACAGTAATAATGAAAAGATTGAAAAATCTGGTGATGAAGATAAGGAAACTGAAAGTGGAGCTGCAGTGAATGAATAGAGGGGACAGCAGAGAATAACAGGAAGTCAGCAGAAGACATTAATGAAGTGTCGGCAGCTAAGAGTTGATGAAACAGGAGAGAATCACCAGGAAGTCAGCAGAAGACATTACTGATATGTCAGCAGCTAAGAGTGATGAAAAGGTTCAAAACTGATACAGTGGAAGAGGGTCAATCAGCCACTGGAAATGGGTAAGGAAGTGCAAAATGGAGGAAAAGAAGCCAAAAGGGAATCCCGAGAAGTAGCAGGTGAGGAAGATGGGGAAGAAACTGAGAAGAAAGCTGGAAGTGAAATGGATAAGGCGGTTGGAGATGAGACTGAGAAGAAAAGCAggaaaatgaccataaagatgCAACTATGCCAGCTGGATCTTTTAGCTCATTTCAACAGTTGTCTAGTAGCCAAAATGCATTTACAGGGCTTGCAGGAACTGGCTTTTCGAactcttcattttcttttgggTTCAATTGCTTAAAACAGGATCTGCATTTGGTGCAAGTTCTGGATCTCTCTTTGGGCTTACAAACAATGGGAGTTCTTCCTCATCATTGCCTGGTACGCACCAGATGCTTCTAAAAAGCGGCAGACTTTCCATGCAGGAGGTGCCTGTTGAAACAGGTGAAGAGAATGAGAAGGCACTGTTCACTGGTGATGCTATATTATATGAGTATTTAGATGGAGGGTGGAAGGAAAGGGGAAAGGGAGAGCTTAAAGTGAACATCTCTATTGCTGATGGTGAAAAGGCAAGGCTTATTATGAGGGCTAGGGGGAACTACAGACTATCCTGAATGCAAGCCTTTACCCAGATATGTCGCTTACTAATATGGATAAAAGAGGCATAACTTTTGCTTGTGTCAATAGTGTTGGGAGAAGGAAAGAATGCACTCACCACATTTGCTCTGAAATTCAAGGACAGTAGTATTGTGGAAGAGTTTCGAGGAGTGGTCACAGCACACAAAGGAAACAAGACCCCTGTACTGAAGACACCTGAGATTCCCCCAAGGCAATCTGATGAGTGAAATGATAGATGCCTCTTCAAAAAAGCTAATTTCCTGGAATTTCCTTCTTGAATTTTGTTATGTCTTGGTTAAGATGTCCCCATTATGTGATCAAGCTTTAAAATGTAGGGCCAAAAACTTGTTTAGTTAAAGTACAGTCCTTTGACAGAATGGTTCATCTTTTTATGTAATTCTAGAAGAGGACCTCAAGTCATGGTTCCTGTTGTTGTGTAGTTGCATTATCATCGACTTTTTATCTTGCCATAAGCTCATAATATCTGCtattttaaatttcaatttcTACCAAAAGTAACACCAGGTATGGTTTCTTCTGATAAACTGCATCCATATGCAAAATTAGGAATTATACTTCTTTACCCTTAATCATGCTTGGGTTGTTAACCCTTGGAATTAGTGTATGATGGCCTGGGATGAATAACTCAGCAGGATAAGTGGTTCTTGCTTTAGTTCCCACAAGGAAGCATATGCTTATGCTAAAGAAACATTTTTTGgacttgtttcattttaaatGCTAAATGGGTATCTGCTGAGGAAGCAATACTTATAAATTGCTGTATTTGCTGGCATACTCATATGCCTCGATTGATTTAAAACCatccaaatccaaatataatggCATATCCTGGTCAATCTGGTTTTGTAATTTTGAAGTGGTCCTTAGAGTGAATCGGGTTTTTAAAAGGGTAGATTAACGTAATTTAATTTTAGGTTCCATGCATTTTTAATATTGGATTGTGTTTCAGTTTGATTCTTTGTCAGTCGTTTTTTTACGTCACGGATGAATACAGTTCCTGAAATTAAACCTTGTCATCTTCTTCCAGGCTTTTTTCAAAGTTTGGTGGAATTCCATGGCTTTTATTCTTGGTTGCTGACCTTAAAATTATCATTATTAGTGTAGGCCTCTTTAACTGAGAACTTAGTCTCTAGGTTTTTAGTTTAGTTCATGGTCATCTTGGCTGGAAATTGATATCAATACTTAGAGAGTTGGCATTAGGACGGCTCGAGACATTATCTTCTTCTCAATCCTTTTATGCTGTGTTTACCTTGATAATCAGAGCGcgatttattgaaaaaaaagcTTCGAtagtgatgatgatgaattgagTTTTTCGTATGCATTAGTATCCTGAAACAAGAGAGTAGGATGTTGAATAGGCAATTGATACATGCTgattaatcatttttttttgcccttttttttcatttctagTTCCTTAAATGGTCATAGCCTTGTATTCGTTTGTAAATGTGATCAATTGATGATTGTAAATGTGATTTGGTTCTATGTTGAATTCGACCTTGTTGTTATCAGAGCTTTACTCCAAGAAAAGGTGGAGAGTTTTACTTGTTAAGCTATCATAGATGAAATACTATGAAGATTGTTCCATTATTTTAGTAATCCggatcagaaaattcagaaggaTGAAATATTCAACCCATTTGGGATGATTACAACTACAGAATTTAGTAAATGCAGAAGTCAGAGTGCTTATTATGTTGAAATTCCATGTCTAAATATGTagttcttcttatttttttttaattataaaaattcAACGTGTTGAAAGAAGTGATGGTCTACTTTGGGACTGAGCTTGCACCTTGTTGCAGTGATCTATAATACTCACCAGCTTGCACATCTAGCAGGTTGATGCCTTTTGTCTGATCTGTGATTGTTATTCTAACTATAGTTTAAATTATTCATACCTGGTTTTGTAGAAGTAAAGTTCAGGGGCAAAAactgcacagtctgcacttccttgGTAAACCTTGGAAGTGGATGAGACCAAGAAAAAGGCTGCTGTATCTGATTTTTATGGCTGTGTCTTGTAGTGTAGTTAGATTATGACATGGCTGGATGAGCCCAAAGAGGATTATGTTTATTTGTTTGTCAGGGACTTCCATTTTTAAACATTTGGTGACTGAGTTGATCTTACTGAAGGTTGGTTTTCACCTTCTAGTATGACATGTAAAAACCAAGGGATGT
It includes:
- the LOC120111515 gene encoding LOW QUALITY PROTEIN: nuclear pore complex protein NUP50A-like (The sequence of the model RefSeq protein was modified relative to this genomic sequence to represent the inferred CDS: inserted 2 bases in 2 codons; deleted 3 bases in 2 codons) — protein: MGKEVQNGGKEAKRESREVAGEEDGEETEKKAGSEMDKAVGDETXEEKQENDHKDATMPAGSFSSFQQLSSSQNAFTGLAGTGFSNSSFSFGQLLKTGSAFGASSGSLFGLTNNGSSSSSLPGTHQMLLKSGRLSMQEVPVETGEENEKALFTGDAILYEYLDGGWKERGKGELKVNISIADGEKARLIMRARGNYRXILNASLYPDMSLTNMDKRGITFACVNSVGEGKNALTTFALKFKDSSIVEEFRGVVTAHKGNKTPVLKTPEIPPRQSDE
- the LOC103709734 gene encoding LOW QUALITY PROTEIN: nuclear pore complex protein NUP50A (The sequence of the model RefSeq protein was modified relative to this genomic sequence to represent the inferred CDS: inserted 2 bases in 2 codons; deleted 1 base in 1 codon); this translates as MGDAESALPSSKKRVAGRQLSKDDPDPDDDAPEPEMGTFQRATEEXMATRKIVKVRRHQPASSAGSNPXAVIRLVPPTSSGAQTTSPADQPQMGADYNSLRRSKTVIMKRLKNLVMKIRKLKVELQ